The stretch of DNA CGTAGCGACATCGTAGGCTTTCGCTTGTTGCAAAAGGTGACTCCCCCCGACTCAAGTTACTCAAGCGGTTTCAACGGCGAATGAAGACCTGGGTAGGGAGAGGCCAGAGAGCGGCACGCGACATTCGGTGAATTCCTAAGGTTAGTCGGACATCGCTAACGACCAAGTTTGGTCGTTAAAGTTCGTAAAGCGACGTCGTCAAGCATCAGCTCCTGATGTTCATCGTCTTCTAGATCAACGAAGGCTTCCAACGTACGATCGACGGCCTCAGCCTCAATCGCAGTCAAACTTGCTGACCTGATCTTGGCTACGCCTGACAGGTCCATCGGTTCTTCTTGGCTTGAGGATGTAATCGAGGATCGATCACTCGTCCGATTCGTCCTGGGAAGTTCGCTAGTTTGCGCGATCACGGTAACGGTGACCGTCGCGGTGTCAGATTGCAGGTCAAATGCATAAGCGGCTCCAGAATTGTTATCGGGACGATTGTCCAACCATGAACCGACGGCTGCCATGTTGCCATCAATCGCGACGGCGACTCCGTATTGATCCGCTGTCGTGACTTCATCGTTGACCAGCAATCGCGACTGACTCCATCCCGTGCCAGAGTCTTCAAACAGGTAAGCGTTGCCCGATTGCAGTCCGCCAAAGTCTGACTGGACTGCGCCCACGGCAAGGCGGTTGCCGTCCAGCGATACTGAACCGCCCAATCGATCGCCAGCGGTACCGTCATCCGAAAAGAGTTTCGCGACTTGCCCGAATTGATTGACTCCGCCTTGGTTTTGAGACATCACGTAGACCGAACCGAGTTGGTTCATTCCGGCTTCGTCGTCAAGCGGCGCGCCGATGGCAAGATTGGAACCATCCAGTGAAACGCTGTAGCCGAATTGATCGTTTGCCGATGCATCAGCCGCGTTAATCTGGATCAATTCGCCCCAGTTATCTACACCAAACCGATTGCGTTTGAATAGATAGACACTGCCGCTATCGTTGCCCGCTCCGTCATGCCGAAACGCGCCCACGGCGATCGTGCTATTGTCGATGGAGACCGACTGGCCAAACCTGTCGCCGGTTGTCGTGGTGCTGCCGATCAGCTTCTTGACTTGGCCCCAGGCTGATACGCCACCTTCATCACGATTGAAAACGTACGCCGCTCCCGATGCAGAGCCGGCTGGGTCGGCGGTACTCGCACCGACCACGATTGTGTCACCTGAAATGTCGACCGAGCGGCCAAACAAGTCTCGCAAGACCGTATCGCTGCCGGCGAGTTTCGCGACGCGACCCCATTGATTTGAACCTCCCTGGTTGCGTCCGAAGACGTATGCCGCGCCGGCTCGGAATCCGTTTTCTCGATCGTATTGCGCTCCGACCACCGCAGTGTCACCATCGATGGCTACACTCCAACCGAAACTCGTCTGCAAACCAGCGGCTCCCAAATCGCCAGTCAGGTGCGCAACCTCAGTCCATGAAGTCAAACCGGTGCGTTGATAAATGAGTGCGGAACCTGCGTTGGTGACTCCGTCAGGATCGTCCAGGTAGGCACCGACGATGGCGTAGTCACCCGAGATGTCAATGGAATAGCCAAAGCGATCTCCCGTACTCGACGAATCCCCCATCATTTCTGCATCGAATGCAGCGACTTCGTACTCGAACGAATCGGTGCCAACGAAACCTAGGTCAGGCGTGTAAGTGAGCGTCCCGTTGCCCGTGATGGTGACCGTGCCGTGCTGGCCATTGGTAGCGGATAGTACGGCGAACTCGTCGGCGTACTGCGCGGGAATGACCGGCAGTACCAAGGGCATGTCCGCGTTTGTGCTGGCGGATTCATCGTTGAACACAGGAGCAGGCCAATCGTTGGTCAGAATCAATTGGTATTCGCCAAGCGTGGTCGACGAAACATCGCCGCGTCCATCGACAGCGTTGTATGCGACGTTTGAAGCTGCAGAGACGCCAATGTAGTACGTCCCGTTTTGCGGAGCGACGAAATGTAAGAACGGTTCGTCACTGGAAAATTCCGGCGACGGACCAGCGTCGTTGTCACTGACGGCGAGTTGATTGCCTGCGGAATCAAAGATGCGAAGCGCGGCATCGAGTCCGCCAATGGGACGATCGAGGTCAAAGTCGAACGCTTGACCGGCAATCGCGTCGATTCGATATAGGTCCACATCACCACTACCGCCCAGGGAATCAATCGCGGCACTAGTCGGTCCACTGGCGAGCGTTGTCGCTTCGGCGATCTGGTCATTCGGGTCCGACTGGGTCACCAAATACAGTTCGTAACCGTACAGATTCGAGCCGCCTTGGATAAACATATTGTTGCCGGCGATGATGATGCCGTTAGTTGACCTAACCTGCGGCGATCCATTGGTCGACGTCGACAAACGCTCGGTTCCTTGCGCCGTGCCATCGCTGCGCCACAAACTGCTCCCGAACTCATTGTCATAGGCCGTGAAGTACAACTCGCCACCAAAGTTGGTGAAATTACCAGGTTGCGATGACGCTCCGCCCGGCATGATGTCGGCAAGCATCATTGATCCGGCGACGGTGCCGTCGCTGGTCCAAAGTTCGTTGCCGTGAACACCGTCGTTGTTGTAAAAGAACAGCGTTCCGTCGACGTTGGTCAACGAAGTTGCGAAACCGCTGGCGGTGCCTGGATTGAGATCCAAGACCGTTGTGCCAGCGGAGGTGCCATCGCTTTTCCAAAGCTCGTGTCCGTAGCTGGCGTGATAGGCTCGGAAGTAAACCGTTCCTGAAACGTTGACCAAGTTGGATGCAAACGAACCTGAGGAACCTGGATGAACGTCAGAAACCAAAACCGTGCCCGCAGCGGTGCCATCGGTTTTCCAAAGTTCAATTCCGTTGGTCCCATCATCGGCGGCGAAGTACAACGTGCCGTCCACATTGGTTAGATTCGTAGGGTTCGATGCGGGTGCCCCAGGATTGACATCGGCAACTAACATGGTGCCAGCGGTGGTTCCGTCTGTTCTCCAAAGTTCGTAACCGTTGGTGCCGTCGTTGGCTCGGAAGTAAACGACGCCACCGACTTGCGTGAGTTGAGTCGGGTAGGATGTGCCTGACCCCGGACGAATGTCGGCCAGCACTCCCGTGCCCGCCGCCGTTCCATCGCTACTCATCAGTTCGATTCCGGTACCCGCACCTTGTCCCCGAAACAGCAGCGTGCCACCGAAATTGAACATGTCGTATTGGTAAGCACCGTTACTGAACCCGCCGCCGGTGAAAACGACTTGAGCTGTGCCAGCGGTCGTGCCATCACTTTTCCACAACCGACCGGAATCATGGAAGTACAGATTGCCGTTGGCCTCCGTCATCACTTTCGGGGCACCGTTGCTGCTACCCGCGCTAAGGTCGATGACCAAGTTGGTTCCCGCTGGCGTGCCATCGCTTTTCCAAAGTTCGTGACCGTGAGTGGCATCGTTGGCGCGAAAATATAGCGTGTCGCCAACGGCGGCGAAGTGAGCAGGGTATGACGTCAGCGTGTCAACTCTGATGTCTTTGACC from Rubripirellula amarantea encodes:
- a CDS encoding ELWxxDGT repeat protein, which produces MSCNRRFSKRAKKTQRVKSAARLRFEVLEDRRLLAVDFSFLGDINAADYGASSAPQGFTQVGAVAFFTAETIQQGRELWKTDGTAAGTVLVKDVSAGSASGAAFGSNMLNVAGTLFFAAREGVHGYELWKSDGTEAGTTLVKDIRPGHLDASPKEFINVGGVLYFTANDGTHGTELWKSDGTSAGTVLVSDIRDGAAGSDPQWMQSARGNVFFSADDGSAGRELWVSDGTVTGTTMPLDIQTGAVGSIPTNLTEFGGEIFFTANDGTVGGELWKSDGTSAGTTLVADVRPGVGGSYGRHLRNLNGTLIFSAFDGTHGWEFWKSDGTTAGTQLVVDSMPGGLGRSMGEAVVVGNQIFAISYDSGGRELWKTDGTAAGTTMVADVSNGTYNTGPTLSAQLTNVGGTLYFSTNDGTSGYELWTSDGTALGTLEVADIYSGVGGSSPAFFADFGGTVLMRAKDSTHGHELWKSDGTVAGTTMVKDIRVDTLTSYPAHFAAVGDTLYFRANDATHGHELWKSDGTPAGTNLVIDLSAGSSNGAPKVMTEANGNLYFHDSGRLWKSDGTTAGTAQVVFTGGGFSNGAYQYDMFNFGGTLLFRGQGAGTGIELMSSDGTAAGTGVLADIRPGSGTSYPTQLTQVGGVVYFRANDGTNGYELWRTDGTTAGTMLVADVNPGAPASNPTNLTNVDGTLYFAADDGTNGIELWKTDGTAAGTVLVSDVHPGSSGSFASNLVNVSGTVYFRAYHASYGHELWKSDGTSAGTTVLDLNPGTASGFATSLTNVDGTLFFYNNDGVHGNELWTSDGTVAGSMMLADIMPGGASSQPGNFTNFGGELYFTAYDNEFGSSLWRSDGTAQGTERLSTSTNGSPQVRSTNGIIIAGNNMFIQGGSNLYGYELYLVTQSDPNDQIAEATTLASGPTSAAIDSLGGSGDVDLYRIDAIAGQAFDFDLDRPIGGLDAALRIFDSAGNQLAVSDNDAGPSPEFSSDEPFLHFVAPQNGTYYIGVSAASNVAYNAVDGRGDVSSTTLGEYQLILTNDWPAPVFNDESASTNADMPLVLPVIPAQYADEFAVLSATNGQHGTVTITGNGTLTYTPDLGFVGTDSFEYEVAAFDAEMMGDSSSTGDRFGYSIDISGDYAIVGAYLDDPDGVTNAGSALIYQRTGLTSWTEVAHLTGDLGAAGLQTSFGWSVAIDGDTAVVGAQYDRENGFRAGAAYVFGRNQGGSNQWGRVAKLAGSDTVLRDLFGRSVDISGDTIVVGASTADPAGSASGAAYVFNRDEGGVSAWGQVKKLIGSTTTTGDRFGQSVSIDNSTIAVGAFRHDGAGNDSGSVYLFKRNRFGVDNWGELIQINAADASANDQFGYSVSLDGSNLAIGAPLDDEAGMNQLGSVYVMSQNQGGVNQFGQVAKLFSDDGTAGDRLGGSVSLDGNRLAVGAVQSDFGGLQSGNAYLFEDSGTGWSQSRLLVNDEVTTADQYGVAVAIDGNMAAVGSWLDNRPDNNSGAAYAFDLQSDTATVTVTVIAQTSELPRTNRTSDRSSITSSSQEEPMDLSGVAKIRSASLTAIEAEAVDRTLEAFVDLEDDEHQELMLDDVALRTLTTKLGR